Proteins from one Plasmodium cynomolgi strain B DNA, chromosome 10, whole genome shotgun sequence genomic window:
- a CDS encoding hypothetical protein (putative), producing the protein MENKQLLQEPDEGSFYTVHETNVHDENENKQSDEMGSLQGDEMGSLQRDEMGSMQGEMQSNVGVEKTEKLKLQLSECQFVELDTPGGPGGLIDASDMMGEKEVFFLGSSATCAGRSADEGGSDRDDGCHVGTISADRSVKDGQRSDQNCSTPNGCTPSGSTPNGSTPNCSNIKADCYVRAGESTYLSSSGEEVTKHGKVNLAYVNGREDSHHKSKAVTADQSNDKTGDDIHTISFDHEGSCHLSVSPRLRKSSLPYRSDLLNGSGTKNGPQRSLSSSSLNWEKMAFTCEGGNSYEGNVPLHQRNKGDDCKSVCSNRAGESANRGASGQVTILTSLEKTEANVKFLHGGEIIDTEGVVSVERSLPNDEPSKDMHRTLEGGEKLLDGDKRVQMMIARRKSNDRQGGIHSEGNRNCSGSHDCGEALGYGFSQGSNSVLNVKKNRKEGIINSFPFSAYDPNWGTEKRKVDMCDEGAEGFLNYHYMNMQWGGKKLIGMSNHAACRSSVGEHPDGGHFEGAERYDANCIVRRQPCGGGESTSVFAHDGVNNEAHAGIYSRGGEETHMAEGNRHSSVIRTDKETTSSNHVLFGSGKMQLNEYNCVSNLRGKKSSNNFSSLVKTHGGDSFSVMAPPVGNSAQNDSYECNDLMFTKGELEEAAYLKFEGEFEDDFFFEEVLSGIGPGAALEGAGATMGGEECSEGCGEDRGEGCGEGCREGRGEGCGEDCAEDSHAEKEDDKCNVIYSNSGTTNVSCNALESNQVGKCNEQAANLVIENGTFKDSTEMALTRGGEEVEGEEEVEGEEEVEGEEEVEVGEEVEVGEEVEVGEEVEDEVAVEDEGDDGVPRDPCGDSLVDDGFKLFISSEDINFVNLCSSGRGLTNGVENGVGNSGADFYSDERDRGDKARDDYLRDSPDGDREDVVRNLLYSDSYLHMNDLENLSKELSIPRTKPFFSTNCYSTCAGDSGDNDSFMAYIKKFLKNNYLNDHKNYMELYYQTEGDGGAGGAADPEEEQQGSGAAAASTSAAIVAAEGDASTTLLGTFAKKEADAPVSVEPSDPHQADRSNRVGLQTGLVKNLLNCKDVSVDAPSSASYLIALHPAGRQGKTAHTGSHIGSQMNSQMGSQMGSQMGSQMGSQMNSQMGSHVGADFSFDVDPKNDGAKGALGEGISPLDADQMNSMKKHDEEGDYHLANFACGSCISHVFKSLDQTHNDVLTAYARGRVNPHYDVINMANPREHKREYLEDEENGPLREGENWAMGPGTQYTARTDGLTGEVRSEVRGDGRCDFRANQFKVKSSNAGSCSKGDNVYCGQPPFLNPSTLKKKEEIDSLSSSDKKRSLQRVQDLNPGGVSYPNGAHNAAPMEECLPYSDSFTPYLPNHPYGDQMNSMDGNIKANKGMASHVDFYVEPCGVYSMASCYDAGTSSVRQRNHIKGNKADEKNPHGIVRGRVSPSNRGGGVNGAIVTDGMTTPPSMGTTINGNNLNAYMANARGSTVTAPSASATVTLKYTEALTRNHVDDEMMNFIFSGDGKEKDALKSHSDWAKFQGLCGTPSIANVANGSILCNSHFGGILPSDGEDHDDNNSLKQESSQQNEHIPFENEGFNNLSNCVNTTDNYSSRGLSLDEKNYTMMTFPKGVGAIPRKKDTDHNTQIFGGMKASNSYKKAFDHSSFIGKGGSSSQEKAYGGLGSGLGSGLDNSFDNGFDNGLYSRRLQSVYHYSASCSPDAMGCGVSAVGSHGFNSLQFVNYQNGAERDRESKAHHVHLGAHLGVTIGTPLSTSMNTHPHAPSHHQTVRNCNDLKGKKYANGNVGPVGDFGGSLLGANGRGGAMGGAIGGLIGGVTPPNSFASATLMNSAHMMDYSFPTKGSPTSRCVLDGTTLETHNLNSQTMKFNNALLSGYFSNGSSMMENSGVLYKNKMSSDDGSCNFVEKIKGYEKMKSDSKVQNDSFAYDGGKGKDQVGGPHKGVNVGGGNCGNGIIGSGANGSIGAHANMHASIHTNVHTGGLANAQSSRGSSANGEGHPKNNTCVHYEEKEKVLPKEATKFGDKLSTVNGKNFNIKSSYHVANESLSTDSFVVIKKYTAKYEVQIDPFNGFDIAKRIIGLKGTNMKKICIDTDCKLRLRGRGSGYLEGEEKKEANESLHLCVSCQKYDHYVLAKKLIEQLLVKIYMDYDTWLYNHGKPYANLKPKTYEKFIPLLKFHQSGNAKQQNVNQN; encoded by the exons ATGGAGAACAAACAACTGCTGCAGGAACCCGACGAAGGGAGCTTCTACACCGTTCACGAAACTAACGTGCACGATGAAAATGAGAATAAGCAGAGTGATGAAATGGGAAGTTTGCAGGGTGATGAAATGGGAAGTTTGCAGCGTGATGAAATGGGAAGTATGCAGGGTGAGATGCAGTCGAATGTAGGGGTAGAGAAGACAGAAAAGCTAAAGTTGCAGCTATCCGAATGCCAATTTGTGGAGTTAGACACACCGGGGGGTCCAGGAGGTCTGATCGATGCGAGTGACATGATGGGTGAGAAGGAGGTGTTTTTTCTGGGCAGCTCGGCCACATGTGCTGGGAGAAGTGCCGACGAGGGGGGCAGCGATCGGGACGATGGTTGCCACGTGGGTACCATATCGGCAGACAGAAGTGTGAAAGATGGCCAGCGGAGCGACCAGAATTGTTCTACGCCTAATGGTTGTACCCCTAGTGGTTCCACCCCTAATGGTTCCACCCCTAACTGTAGCAACATCAAAGCGGACTGTTACGTAAGGGCTGGTGAGTCGACTTACCTGAGCAGTTCAGGCGAAGAAGTGACGAAGCATGGTAAAGTAAATCTCGCGTATGTGAATGGTAGAGAGGATAGCCATCACAAGTCGAAGGCAGTGACAGCAGATCAATCTAACGATAAAACAGGGGATGATATACACACCATCAGTTTCGATCACGAGGGAAGTTGTCATCTCAGTGTCAGTCCCAGACTCAGGAAGAGTTCCCTCCCCTATCGCAGTGACCTACTGAATGGAAGcggcacaaaaaatgggcccCAAAGGAGCCTATCGAGTAGCAGTCTTAACTGGGAGAAAATGGCCTTCACATGCGAAGGAGGAAACTCCTATGAGGGGAACGTACCCCTGCACCAGCGTAACAAGGGAGATGATTGCAAAAGCGTTTGTAGTAACCGAGCGGGGGAGAGTGCCAATCGTGGTGCCAGTGGACAGGTCACTATATTGACCAGCTTGGAAAAGACCGAGGCAAATGTGAAGTTCCTACATGGGGGAGAAATTATTGACACGGAGGGAGTGGTGTCTGTGGAAAGGTCGCTCCCAAATGACGAGCCTTCAAAGGACATGCACCGCACGTTAGAAGGTGGAGAAAAGCTCCTCGATGGCGATAAGCGAGTGCAGATGATGATTGCTCGAAGGAAGAGCAATGACCGCCAAGGAGGAATCCACAGCGAGGGCAACCGCAACTGCAGCGGCAGCCACGATTGTGGAGAAGCGCTTGGGTATGGGTTCTCGCAGGGCTCAAACAGCGTATTGAACG taaaaaaaaacaggaaagaaGGCATCATCAATAGCTTCCCCTTCAGTGCGTATGATCCCAATTGGGGGACAGAAAAACGCAAAGTCGACATGTGTGATGAAGGGGCAGAAGGCTTTCTAAATTATCACTACATGAACATGCaatgggggggaaagaaactTATCGGAATGAGTAATCACGCAGCGTGTCGTAGTTCCGTGGGAGAGCATCCGGATGGTGGACACTTCGAGGGGGCCGAAAGGTATGACGCCAATTGTATAGTGCGTAGACAACCATGTGGGGGCGGCGAAAGCACTAGTGTGTTTGCGCATGACGGGGTCAACAACGAAGCGCATGCAGGAATATACAGtcgggggggagaggagacCCATATGGCAGAAGGAAATAGACACTCGTCCGTCATAAGAACGGATAAAGAAACGACCAGTAGCAACCATGTACTCTTTGGCAGTGGCAAGATGCAGCTTAATGAATACAATTGTGTGAGTAACctaagggggaagaaatccTCAAATAATTTCAGTAGTTTGGTGAAGACTCACGGGGGAGACTCGTTCAGTGTGATGGCACCCCCTGTGGGTAACTCAGCTCAGAATGACTCCTATGAGTGTAACGATTTGATGTTCACAAAAGGGGAGTTGGAAGAAGCGGCGTACTTAAAATTTGAAGGGGAGTTCGAGgatgatttcttttttgaggAAGTCCTGAGTGGGATTGGCCCCGGTGCAGCGCTCGAAGGGGCGGGTGCCACGATGGGCGGTGAAGAGTGCAGTGAAGGGTGCGGTGAAGACCGCGGCGAAGGATGCGGAGAAGGATGTCGTGAAGGCCGCGGCGAAGGATGCGGAGAAGACTGTGCAGAGGACAGTCACGCCGAGAAGGAAGATGACAAATGTAACGTAATCTACAGCAACAGCGGCACAACCAACGTGAGCTGCAATGCGCTGGAAAGCAATCAGGTGGGCAAGTGTAACGAACAAGCGGCCAACCTGGTGATAGAAAATGGGACCTTTAAGGACAGCACAGAAATGGCACTGAccagaggaggagaagaagtggaaggggaggaagaagtggaaggggaggaagaagtggaaggggaggaagaagtggaagtaggagaagaagtggaagtaggagaagaagtggaagtaggagaagaagtggaagacgAAGTGGCAGTGGAAGACGAAGGCGACGACGGGGTGCCCCGTGACCCATGTGGCGACAGCCTTGTGGACGATGGCTTTAAATTATTCATTAGTAGTGAGGACATCAACTTTGTAAATTTATGCTCTTCCGGTAGGGGTCTAACAAATGGAGTTGAAAACGGCGTGGGGAACAGTGGAGCTGATTTCTACTCGGACGAAAGAGACAGAGGTGATAAAGCCCGTGATGATTATCTACGTGACTCACCTGATGGTGATCGGGAAGACGTGGTGAGGAACTTACTGTATAGTGACTCCTACCTACACATGAACGATCTGGAGAACCTAAGCAAGGAACTCTCCATCCCCAGAACcaagccatttttttctaccaacTGCTATAGCACCTGTGCAGGGGATAGTGGCGACAACGATTCCTTCATggcatacataaaaaaatttctgaagAATAACTACCTAAATGACCACAAGAACTACATGGAGCTGTATTACCAGACGGAGGGAGACGGAGGTGCGGGGGGAGCAGCAGACCcagaggaggagcagcagggcAGCGGAGCGGCAGCGGCATCGACATCGGCAGCGATAGTAGCAGCGGAAGGAGACGCATCCACAACCCTCCTGGGCACcttcgcaaaaaaggaagcagatGCCCCCGTCAGCGTAGAACCAAGTGATCCCCATCAAGCAGATCGGTCCAATCGGGTAGGCCTCCAAACTGGCCTGGTGAAGAACTTGCTCAATTGCAAAGACGTCAGTGTGGATGCCCCCTCAAGTGCGAGCTACCTGATCGCTTTGCACCCCGCTGGTCGGCAAGGCAAGACCGCCCACACGGGTTCGCATATTGGTTCGCAGATGAATTCTCAGATGGGTTCTCAGATGGGTTCTCAGATGGGTTCACAGATGGGTTCACAGATGAATTCTCAGATGGGCTCCCACGTGGGTGCTGACTTCAGCTTCGATGTGGATCCCAAGAATGACGGCGCGAAGGGTGCACTGGGGGAGGGAATTTCACCCTTGGACGCAGATCAGATGAACAGCATGAAAAAACATGACGAGGAGGGGGACTACCACCTAGCGAACTTTGCATGTGGTTCCTGCATAAGTCACGTCTTCAAGTCCTTGGACCAGACACACAATGATGTCCTTACCGCGTATGCTAGAGGCCGCGTTAATCCCCACTATGACGTGATAAACATGGCTAACCCGCGCGAGCACAAACGGGAGTATCTCGAAGACGAAGAAAACGGCCCTCTGcgcgaaggagaaaattggGCCATGGGTCCCGGGACCCAGTACACGGCCAGAACGGATGGACTGACAGGCGAGGTCCGAAGCGAGGTTCGAGGTGATGGAAGATGTGACTTTCGAGCAAACCAGTTTAAAGTTAAGAGCAGCAACGCGGGGAGCTGCTCGAAAGGAGATAACGTGTACTGCGGGCAACCCCCCTTCCTCAATCCTTCcacgttgaaaaaaaaagaggaaatcGATTCCCTTTCCTCGTCCGACAAAAAAAGATCCTTGCAAAGGGTGCAGGATCTGAACCCCGGAGGAGTGAGCTACCCAAATGGAGCTCACAACGCAGCTCCGATGGAGGAGTGCCTACCCTACAGTGACAGCTTTACACCTTACCTTCCGAACCATCCTTATGGAGACCAAATGAACAGCATGGACGGCAATATTAAGGCAAACAAAGGAATGGCTAGCCATGTAGATTTTTACGTAGAACCATGTGGGGTGTATTCTATGGCTAGCTGCTACGATGCTGGCACTTCATCTGTTAGACAAAGAAACCATATAAAGGGAAACAAAGCAGATGAGAAGAACCCACATGGAATTGTTCGTGGGAGAGTATCGCCAAGTAACCGAGGAGGGGGAGTAAATGGTGCCATTGTGACTGATGGGATGACTACCCCCCCTTCCATGGGAACAACAATAAATGGGAATAACTTAAATGCCTACATGGCGAACGCGAGAGGTTCCACAGTAACTGCGCCGTCGGCATCAGCAACTGTGACGCTTAAGTACACGGAGGCACTAACTCGGAACCACGTGGATGATGAAatgatgaattttatttttagtggcgatggaaaggagaaggacGCTCTGAAGTCGCACAGCGATTGGGCCAAGTTCCAGGGGCTCTGTGGCACACCCAGCATAGCGAACGTGGCTAATGGATCCATCCTGTGCAATAGCCACTTTGGAGGCATTCTACCCTCGGACGGGGAAGACCATGATGATAATAACAGCCTCAAACAGGAGAGCAGTCAACAGAACGAACACATCCCATTTGAAAACGAAGGCTTTAATAACCTCTCCAACTGCGTTAACACCACCGATAACTACAGCAGCAGAGGTTTATCCCTCGATGAAAAGAACTACACAATGATGACCTTTCCCAAGGGGGTGGGTGCCATCCCAAGGAAGAAGGACACAGACCATAATACGCAAATTTTCGGAGGCATGAAGGCATCTAACAGTTACAAAAAAGCGTTTGATCACTCCAGTTTTATCGGGAAAGGTGGCTCCTCCAGCCAGGAGAAGGCGTACGGCGGTTTGGGCAGCGGCTTGGGCAGCGGCTTGGATAACAGCTTCGATAACGGCTTCGATAACGGCTTGTACAGCAGGAGGCTACAGAGCGTGTACCACTACAGTGCGAGTTGTTCCCCCGACGCGATGGGCTGCGGCGTTAGCGCTGTTGGAAGCCACGGGTTCAACTCGCTGCAGTTCGTTAACTACCAGAATGGGGCGGAAAGAGACAGGGAAAGTAAAGCGCACCACGTGCATTTGGGAGCTCACCTGGGGGTGACTATTGGCACGCCGCTCAGCACCAGTATGAACACTCATCCACACGCGCCGTCTCACCATCAAACCGTCCGAAATTGCAACGACCtcaaggggaagaagtacgCCAATGGCAATGTCGGTCCCGTTGGCGATTTTGGTGGCAGCCTGTTGGGTGCGAACGGTAGGGGAGGGGCGATGGGCGGAGCGATAGGCGGACTGATAGGTGGAGTGACCCCCCCCAACAGCTTTGCCAGTGCAACCCTAATGAACAGCGCGCATATGATGGATTACAGCTTCCCCACCAAGGGGAGCCCCACCTCCCGATGTGTATTAGACGGCACAACGCTGGAGACACATAACCTAAACAGCCAAACGATGAAATTCAATAATGCCCTTTTGTCCGGCTACTTCAGCAACGGCTCCTCCATGATGGAGAACAGCGGTGTGCTTTacaagaacaaaatgagcagcGATGACGGGAGCTGCAACTTTGTGGAAAAGATAAAGgggtatgaaaaaatgaagtctGATTCGAAGGTGCAGAATGACAGTTTTGCATATGACGGTGGGAAGGGCAAGGACCAGGTGGGAGGTCCTCACAAGGGAGTCAACGTCGGGGGTGGGAACTGCGGAAACGGCATTATTGGCAGCGGAGCGAATGGCAGTATTGGTGCGCATGCGAACATGCATGCGAGTATACACACGAACGTTCATACGGGTGGTCTTGCAAACGCCCAATCGAGTAGAGGCAGCAGCGCTAACGGAGAGGGTCACCCCAAGAACAACACCTGCGTGCACTacgaggagaaggaaaaggtgcTGCCAAAGGAGGCAACAAAATTTGGGGACAAGCTAAGCACtgttaatggaaaaaatttcaacatAAAGAGTAGCTACCACGTAGCCAATGAGTCTCTTTCCACGGATAGTTTCGTTGTCATTAAAAAGTACACAGCTAAGTACGAGGTGCAGATTGATCCCTTCAACGGGTTCGACATAGCGAAGCGAATTATCGGACTTAAGGGAACAAACATGAAGAAGATTTGCATCGACACGGACTGCAAGTTAAGGTTAAGAGGTAGGGGTTCAGGCTACTTagaaggggaggagaaaaaagaagccaATGAATCGCTGCATCTGTGTGTGTCCTGCCAAAAGTACGACCACTATGTACTAGCCAAGAAGCTCATCGAGCAACTGCTCGTCAAAATTTATATGGACTATGACACATGGCTATACAACCACGGGAAGCCCTACGCGAACTTGAAGCCGAAGACGTATGAGAAGTTCATTCCCCTCCTTAAGTTCCACCAGAGCGGCAACGCCAAGCAGCAGAACGTGAACCAGAACTGA